Proteins from one Oryza sativa Japonica Group chromosome 12, ASM3414082v1 genomic window:
- the LOC4352435 gene encoding tryptophan--tRNA ligase, cytoplasmic, which yields MAAAAEAVTEVDATNEEGEEEEQVVNPWEVSAGKGGIDYDKLVDQFGCQRLDDALVARVARLTARPPHRFLRRGLFFAHRDLNEILDLYEKGEKFYLYTGRGPSSEALHLGHLIPFMFTKYLQDAFKVPLVIQLTDDEKFLWKNLTVEETKRLARENAKDIIACGFDVERTFIFSDFNYVGGAFYENMVKVARCVTYNKVVGIFGFTPEDHIGKVSFPPVQAVPSFPSSFPHLFSGNDQLRCLIPCAIDQDPYFRMTRDVAPRIGYQKPSLIESRFFPALQGENTKMSASDPNSAIYVTDSAKEIKTKVNKYAFSGGRDSIELHRKLGANLDVDVPIKYLNFFLEDDNELEHIKKEYKEGRMLTGEVKQRLVAVLSELVARHQRARALVTEEMVDVFMAARPLPNMFG from the exons atggcagcggcagcggaggCCGTGACCGAGGTGGATGCCACGaacgaggagggggaggaggaggagcaggtggTGAACCCGTGGGAGGTGTCGGCGGGGAAAGGCGGGATCGACTACGACAAGCTCGTCGACCAGTTCGGCTGCCAGCGCCTCGACGACGCGCtcgtcgcccgcgtcgcccGCCTCACCGCCCGCCCCCCTCACCgcttcctccgccgcggcctctTCTTCGCCCACCG gGATTTGAACGAGATACTGGATTTGTACGAGAAGGGGGAGAAGTTCTACCTCTACACGGGGAGGGGGCCCTCGTCGGAGGCGCTGCACCTCGGCCATCTCATCCCCTTCATGTTCACCAA ATATCTGCAGGATGCTTTCAAGGTGCCCCTAGTAATACAGCTAACTGATGATGAGAAGTTCTTATGGAAGAATTTGACTGTTGAGGAAACTAAAAGGCTTGCCCGTGAAAATGCAAAAGATATCATTGCTTGTGGATTTGATGTCGAAAGGACTTTCATTTTCTCTGATTTTAATTATGTTGGAGG TGCTTTTTATGAAAACATGGTTAAAGTTGCCAGATGTGTGACATATAATAAG GTTGTTGGAATATTTGGATTCACCCCAGAGGATCATATAGGAAAAGTCAGCTTTCCTCCTGTGCAAGCGGTTCCATCATTCCCTTCTTCATTTCCACATCTCTTCTCTGGGAATGACCAACTACGGTGCTTAATCCCATGTGCAATAGACCAG GATCCTTATTTCAGGATGACCCGGGACGTTGCTCCAAGAATTGGTTACCAGAAACCATCATTAATTGAATCGAGATTTTTCCCTGCTCTTCAG GGGGAGAACACAAAAATGTCGGCCAGTGATCCAAATTCTGCAATATATGTGACAGATAGTGctaaagaaataaagacaaag GTGAACAAATATGCGTTCTCAGGTGGCCGGGACTCAATTGAGCTCCATAGAAAACTTGGAGCTAACCTTGAT GTGGATGTTCCAATCAAGTACCTGAACTTCTTCCTTGAAGATGACAATGAGCTCGAGCACATAAAGAAG GAGTACAAGGAAGGAAGGATGCTGACGGGTGAAGTGAAGCAGCGCCTTGTTGCAGTTCTATCCGAACTGGTTGCGAGACATCAAAGAGCTAGAGCACTAGTGACCGAGGAG ATGGTCGATGTATTTATGGCGGCGAGACCTCTTCCCAATATGTTTGGCTGA
- the LOC4352436 gene encoding riboflavin synthase isoform X2, whose protein sequence is MSPPTMTTAAAATATAMAAGVLPRPRPHFLRRGILPSPASPLPFASRVSSAAPLRHRLPPPRFSLSPIPKTLSSPSHVPVRSLFTGIVEDVGTVRRIGPPPAPPSGGGGEAPGVDLEVETSTLLAGTQLGDSVAVDGACLTVAAIDAAASTLTFGVAPETLRRTSLGGRSAGDAVNLERALTPASRMGGHFVQGHVDGTGEIAAFRAEGDSLWVTVRAPPEILRLLVSKGFVAVDGASLTVVNVDEEGGWFDFMLVRYTQDNIVLPNKKVGDKVNLEADILGKYVEKLLAGRLEAMSKV, encoded by the coding sequence atgtcgccgccgacgatgacgaccgccgccgccgccaccgccaccgccatggccgccggcgttCTCCCCCGACCGCGCCCGCACTTCCTCCGCCGCGGCATCCTcccctcgccggcctccccgctcCCCTTCGCTTCCCGGGTCTCCTCCGCTGCgcccctccgccaccgcctcccgccgccgcgcttctccctctccccgaTCCCCAAGAccctctcctcgccgtcgcACGTCCCCGTCCGCTCCCTCTTCACCGGCATCGTCGAGGACGTCGGCACCGTCCGCCGCATcggcccgccgcccgcgccgccctccggcggcggcggcgaggcccccGGCGTTGACCTCGAGGTGGAGACGAGCACCCTCCTCGCCGGGACGCAGCTCGGGGACAGCGTGGCCGTCGACGGGGCCTGCCTCACCGTCGCGGCCAtcgacgcggcggcgtcgacgctcACCTTCGGCGTCGCGCCGGAGACACTCCGCCGGACGTCCCTCGGCGGCCGgtccgccggcgacgccgtgaACCTGGAGCGCGCGCTCACGCCGGCGTCGCGCATGGGGGGCCACTTCGTGCAGGGCCACGTGGACGGGACGGGGGAGATCGCCGCGTTCCGGGCCGAGGGGGACTCGCTCTGGGTcaccgtgcgcgcgccgccggagATCCTGCGGCTGCTGGTGTCCAAgggcttcgtcgccgtcgacggcgcgaGCCTCACCGTGGTGAACGTCGACGAGGAAGGCGGGTGGTTCGACTTCATGCTGGTGAGGTACACCCAGGACAACATCGTGCTGCCGAACAAGAAGGTTGGGGACAAGGTGAACCTCGAGGCCGACATACTCGGCAAGTACGTCGAGAAGCTCCTCGCCGGGAGATTGGAGGCGATGTCGAAGGTGTGA
- the LOC4352436 gene encoding riboflavin synthase isoform X1 has protein sequence MSPPTMTTAAAATATAMAAGVLPRPRPHFLRRGILPSPASPLPFASRVSSAAPLRHRLPPPRFSLSPIPKTLSSPSHVPVRSLFTGIVEDVGTVRRIGPPPAPPSGGGGEAPGVDLEVETSTLLAGTQLGDSVAVDGACLTVAAIDAAASTLTFGVAPETLRRTSLGGRSAGDAVNLERALTPASRMGGHFVQGHVDGTGEIAAFRAEGDSLWVTVRAPPEILRLLVSKGFVAVDGASLTVVNVDEEGGWFDFMLVRYTQDNIVLPNKKVGDKVNLEADILGKYVEKLLAGRLEAMSKAGKRRE, from the exons atgtcgccgccgacgatgacgaccgccgccgccgccaccgccaccgccatggccgccggcgttCTCCCCCGACCGCGCCCGCACTTCCTCCGCCGCGGCATCCTcccctcgccggcctccccgctcCCCTTCGCTTCCCGGGTCTCCTCCGCTGCgcccctccgccaccgcctcccgccgccgcgcttctccctctccccgaTCCCCAAGAccctctcctcgccgtcgcACGTCCCCGTCCGCTCCCTCTTCACCGGCATCGTCGAGGACGTCGGCACCGTCCGCCGCATcggcccgccgcccgcgccgccctccggcggcggcggcgaggcccccGGCGTTGACCTCGAGGTGGAGACGAGCACCCTCCTCGCCGGGACGCAGCTCGGGGACAGCGTGGCCGTCGACGGGGCCTGCCTCACCGTCGCGGCCAtcgacgcggcggcgtcgacgctcACCTTCGGCGTCGCGCCGGAGACACTCCGCCGGACGTCCCTCGGCGGCCGgtccgccggcgacgccgtgaACCTGGAGCGCGCGCTCACGCCGGCGTCGCGCATGGGGGGCCACTTCGTGCAGGGCCACGTGGACGGGACGGGGGAGATCGCCGCGTTCCGGGCCGAGGGGGACTCGCTCTGGGTcaccgtgcgcgcgccgccggagATCCTGCGGCTGCTGGTGTCCAAgggcttcgtcgccgtcgacggcgcgaGCCTCACCGTGGTGAACGTCGACGAGGAAGGCGGGTGGTTCGACTTCATGCTGGTGAGGTACACCCAGGACAACATCGTGCTGCCGAACAAGAAGGTTGGGGACAAGGTGAACCTCGAGGCCGACATACTCGGCAAGTACGTCGAGAAGCTCCTCGCCGGGAGATTGGAGGCGATGTCGAAG GCAGGAAAGAGAAGGGAATGA
- the LOC4352439 gene encoding respiratory burst oxidase homolog protein B: MASREESGNGGGGGATPAADYRSSDSRSSSRRSTRFKEDNEYVEITLDVKGDDTVAIQSIRNGADMPEVALLARGLAQQPPPSAAPGPGGLSSRLKAVRTELRRIASWKFPSGVLSGGGGGGDAPGNGNDRRPRLDRSMTGAARALRGLQFLNSSAVTNGWPEVEKRFERLAVDGFLLRSRFGQCIGMVGSEEFAVQIFDSLARRRGITAQLLTKDQLREFWEQLSDPGFDAKLQTFFDMVDKNADGQITEEELKEVLTLTASANKLSKILERVDEYTALIMEELDPDQLGYIDISNLESLLLLPPSQAPSKLVTHSSNISQLISQKLVPTHDRNPLRRGLRRLSYFMEDNWKRVWVMALWLAINAGLFTWKFMAYKRHPTFDVMGYCVCVAKGGAETTKFNMALILLPVCRNTITWLRSRTKLGAVIPFNDNINFHKVVAGGVVVGVALHGVTHLTCDFPRLLHASDAAYEPMKKYFGQTRIPDYWWFVRGVEGITGVIMVVLMAIAYTLAHPWFRRSKLSDSNPLKRLSGFNMFWYSHHLFVIVYIAFVVHGVCLYINRTWWKQTTWMYLAIPILLYAGERIFRALRSHGFTTVRIEKVAIYPGNVIAIHMTKPHGFKYKSGQYIYVNCGEVSPFEWHPFTITSAPDDSYLSMHIRCRGDWTSSFRAIFSQICRPPMNGQSGLLRADCMSMEHHSRFPKLLIDGPYGAPAQDYWKYDVLLLIGLGIGATPLISIVKDVLNHIYDDPESAASPHTTNGGGAAAAARRAFMTKRVYFYWCTREEGSFEWFRGVMNEVADRDAGRELIELHNHCTSVYEEGDARSALVTMLQALHHAKNGVDVVSGTRVRTHFARPSWRDVFKRVAVNHQGQRVGVFFCGDQALTPELRRLAQDFSHKTTTKFVFHKENF, from the exons ATGGCGAGCCGGGAGGAGAgcggcaatggcggtggcggtggcgcgacgccggcggcggattACCGGAGCTCGGACAGCCGGAGCTCGAGCCGGCGGAGCACGCGGTTCAAGGAGGACAACGAGTACGTGGAGATCACGCTCGACGTCAAGGGCGACGACACGGTCGCCATCCAGAGCATCCGCAACGGCGCCGACATGCCCGAGGTCGCCCTCCTCGCGCGCGGCCTcgcgcagcagccgccgccgtccgcggcgCCCGGCCCCGGCGGGCTCTCGTCGCGGCTCAAGGCGGTGAGGACCGAGCTGAGGCGGATCGCGTCGTGGAAGTTCCCCAGCGGCGttctcagcggcggcggcggcggcggcgacgcgccgggcaACGGCAAcgaccgccgccctcgcctcgaCCGGAGCATGaccggcgccgcccgcgcgctgcgCGGGCTCCAGTTCCTCAACTCCAGCGCCGTCACCAATGGCtggccggaggtggagaagaggttcgagcgcctcgccgtcgacggcttcctcctccgctcccgctTCGGCCAGTGCATCG GAATGGTTGGATCCGAGGAGTTTGCGGTTCAGATCTTCGACTCgcttgcgcggcggcgagggatcaCGGCTCAGTTGCTGACCAAGGATCAGCTCCGGGAGTTTTGGGAGCAGCTCTCTGATCCAGGATTTGATGCCAAGCTGCAGACTTTCTTTGACAT GGTTGACAAGAATGCAGATGGTCAGATCACTGAAGAGGAGCTCAAAGAG GTCCTCACCCTGACTGCCTCTGCAAACAAGCTGTCCAAGATCCTGGAGCGCGTCGACGAGTACACCGCGCTGATCATGGAGGAGCTCGATCCCGATCAATTAGGCTACATAGAT ATATCAAACCTGgagtcgctgctgctgctgccgccgtcgcaGGCGCCGTCGAAGCTGGTGACGCACAGCTCCAACATCAGCCAGCTGATCAGCCAGAAGCTGGTGCCGACGCACGACCGGAACCCGCTCCGGCGGGGGCTCCGGCGGCTGTCCTACTTCATGGAGGACAACTGGAAGCGGGTGTGGGTGATGGCGCTGTGGCTGGCCATCAACGCCGGCCTCTTCACCTGGAAGTTCATGGCGTACAAGCGCCACCCGACGTTCGACGTCATGGGCTACTGCGTCTGCGTCGCCAAGGGCGGTGCCGAGACCACCAAGTTCAACATGGCCCTCATCCTCCTCCCCGTTTGCCGGAACACCATCACCTGGCTCCGTTCTCGCACCAAGCTCGGCGCCGTCATCCCCTTCAATGACAACATCAACTTCCACAAG GTGGTGGCAGGGGGAGTGGTGGTAGGGGTGGCGCTGCACGGGGTGACTCACCTGACGTGCGACTTCCCGAGGCTGCTGCACGCGAGTGATGCGGCGTACGAGCCGATGAAGAAGTACTTCGGGCAGACACGGATCCCGGACTACTGGTGGTTCGTGCGCGGCGTAGAGGGGATCACCGGCGTGATCATGGTGGTGCTCATGGCCATCGCCTACACGCTGGCGCACCCGTGGTTCCGCCGGAGCAAGCTTAGTGACAGCAACCCGCTGAAGCGGCTCAGCGGTTTCAATATGTTTTGGTACTCCCACCACCTCTTCGTCATCGTCTACATCGCCTTCGTTGTCCATGGCGTCTGCCTCTACATCAACCGGACTTGGTGGAAGCAGACG ACATGGATGTACCTTGCCATCCCTATCCTGCTCTACGCCGGTGAGCGGATTTTCCGGGCTCTGAGGTCTCATGGCTTCACCACCGTAAGGATTGAGAAG GTTGCAATCTATCCTGGCAACGTGATAGCCATCCACATGACCAAGCCCCATGGGTTCAAGTACAAGAGTGGCCAGTACATCTATGTTAACTGCGGCGAGGTCTCGCCATTCGAGTG GCACCCGTTCACCATCACCTCGGCTCCCGACGACAGCTATCTCAGCATGCATATCCGGTGCCGCGGTGACTGGACCTCGAGCTTCAGGGCCATCTTCTCTCAG ATATGCAGGCCTCCGATGAACGGCCAGAGCGGCCTCCTCCGGGCTGACTGCATGTCCATGGAGCACCATTCAAG GTTCCCCAAGCTCCTGATCGACGGGCCGTACGGCGCGCCGGCGCAGGACTACTGGAAGTACgacgtcctcctcctcatcggccTAGGCATCGGCGCCACCCCTCTCATCAGCATCGTCAAGGACGTCCTCAACCACATCTACGACGACCCCGagtccgccgcctcgccgcacaccaccaatggcggcggcgccgcggccgcggcgaggagggcgttCATGACGAAGCGCGTCTACTTCTACTGGTGCACGCGGGAGGAGGGCTCGTTCGAGTGGTTCCGCGGCGTGATGAACGAGGTGGCCGACCGCGACGCCGGGCGCGAGTTGATCGAGCTCCACAACCACTGCACCAGCGTGTACGAGGAGGGGGACGCGCGGTCGGCGCTGGTGACGATGCTCCAGGCGCTCCACCACGCCAAGAACGGCGTGGACGTGGTGTCCGGGACGCGGGTGCGCACCCACTTCGCGCGCCCGAGCTGGCGCGACGTGTTCAAGCGCGTCGCCGTGAACCACCAGGGGCAGCGCGTCGGCGTCTTCTTCTGCGGCGACCAGGCGCTCacgccggagctccgccgcctcgcccaggACTTCTCCCACAAGACCACCACCAAATTCGTCTTCCACAAGGAGAATTTCTAG